Below is a genomic region from Nitrospira lenta.
AGGATCGGGACTCAGTGCCGCCTGGCGCAGATCCAGCTCATAGTGGTAGGTGATCGCCTCACTCTCCGTGACGAGAAAGACCGCGTGGCGGTTGATACCTTGCGGTTGCAGACGTGTGATCGCGCAGTTGTGATAGGCGGTGGTGTAGAGGCGCACGGGCAACTCGACACCTTGGACGAGCTCGTCCACATCCAGCTCAAAGACTTCCTGCCGGAGCACCATCCCCTTGCAGGCGCGGAGGGCTTCGCGCCACTCCTCGGCAGAGAGATCGGCCGGCGTCAGCGTCGGCTCCGGAAGCTGATGTTCGGTGAATCCAGGAATCGCGACATACTCGTGCTTGAGCGCCGAGAGAATCCGCTCTCGATCGACGGCGGCGCCGGTGTGATACCACGTCACGGTCTTAATGGGCGGCTGATAGAGCGTCTGGTCGTCGGTAATATAGGGACTGGCACTATTACCCTCTGCAAATTTTCCGAAGCGCTCGATATCCACCTGCTCCACGCGACCGAATCCACGAAACTCGCGTTCGATTCCATCGAAGTAGCCGTGATGGTAGCTATAGGTGCTGCTGAACGCGGTGCCACGCCACTTGTCGCGCACCGTGACCGTTTCAACGCAATGCACGGGGAAGGGAAGCTTGGTGATCCAGGGTCTCCCGGCCTGTTTATCTTGGAGATAAAATTTGGTGGACGGAGCGTAGACGATGTCGGTTTCGCCACCGAGATTATTGACGGTCTTGATAAGCAAATGCGGTTTCAACCCGCCCATAAGGTCGATGTAGCGGAGCGTGCTGCGCGCATCGCCCGGCAAGGGAGACGACCAGACGAGGCAGGCCGTGCCGTTGCCGAGTAAGTCGACGGTGGAAACCGCCGACAGGTTATCGATGCGTGGAAATGTCGTGATGAGTCGCCGTTCGCTCCAGGCATTGCCGGATTGATTGAAGTAGAGCTGCACTCCCTGGCCGGTGAGATACAGAATATCCACCAGGCCTGATCCGTCGATATCCGCAAGGCGAATGCGGCGTTGATCGAACAGATCTGGCGCATCGAACCACGGCGCGCGATCCATCGCGACCTTCGCGCCGAACCGACCGTATCCAAGATTGGGCCAGTAACAGACGTCTCCGTTGCGGATGCGCACCAGGTCGGTGAGCCCATCCCCGGACATATCGGCCTGGTAGATGGATTGGGTGCCATCGGCAAAGACCAGTCTTGGCCCCTGTTCCTCGTCGATCGCCTGGCGCACCGTCTCAGCGGAAGCGAACCCGGCTTCGGCCATCGACTGGTACCAGGTAAAGGCATGATCTTCGGTGATCAGGATATCGGCATGGCCATCGCCGGTGAGGTCGATCAATTTGAGATTGGGGTCCTGCCACGCGATGTTCGGGATAGACGTAAACGGCCGGTGCGGCGCCCACTCTTCATTCGAAGTCCGCGCGAAAAATCCCGGCACGGGGCCTTCGAAATCGACGACATCTAACCGGCCGTTCCCTGCCAAATCCATGAACTGCTGATCGCCGCTGAGATTGGCCGGTGAGGGCATCGTGGCCACGCGCTCCAGCGGAGCAAAGCGGGCCACGGTTGTTGCGTGGCCCGCCGCATTCTTCACCGGCACGGCGCTCTGGTTGCGCTTGTAGAACCAGGCGCCGCTCTGTTCCGTCAAAATACCTGAAAGCCCTTCCCCATCCAGATCCACCCATTGGTACCGGCTGTGATCCAGCCCTTGAGGAAGATTCTCCACACTGGCGGCATCGACTTCATGGACCTCGTCCCCAATGACCACCTCGCTGTAGGTAAACTCGACGGGTGGGAGGGATTTCTTGCGATACGTGCCATCGCTCTTGCGCCGATAGCTCGATTGAGTGACGGATGTGAGGAGCGAGGCAATCGGGCCCGGTGCATGATGAAGATCCGTCGAGCGCACCAAACATGGCGCCGCGCCGAGCTCGCTGAAATGGTGGAACATCAAGACGCGTCGGCACAACCGGTAGGTCCGCACTTCAAAACCGGCTCGATACGTGGAGAAGGGGTCCTGGCGAATGGGCCATGGCGCGGCTAGTTCATCCGGCAACGGCACGTCCGGATCGTGATCCCCATAGTCGAATACCACTTCAAACATCCACGAGGCCTGAGTCAGATCCGGCTGAGCCAACCGCGAGACGTGATTTCCATACTTGATCCGTTTTAGATAGCGGTTGGCCGTGCGTGCGCGATTGCGTTCGTTAGCTCGGCCGCGATCGACATGGTCGTCGTTCTCGCCGGCATACTCGTAGACGATGGCATTGCCGGTATCGTCGTAGCTTTCGCAAATCAGCCAACTGAAAATATGCGGAGCCGCGGCCGGGTCAGCCACACAACTCTTGTCCGTGGAGCCATACAGGGTGGTGACGTTGTCTTTGGAAATACTGCGCCAGTGCGAAACACCCTGCGCATTCGTCCAACGCTCAATCCTGGCAAACAGGCCTTCGATGCGAGGCCGGTAGCGGCGGATCCGGTATCCCTGCGCCGATGTGGTGTCTTCATACCGACTCCCGTCCTCGTTAAGCACCGGCACCAAATCCTCGGCGCCGGAAAGAATGAAGACATCGGACTTGTCGCCGTCGTGATAGCGAGGGACGCCTTTATCGGTTTTACGAGTAATGGCGGGAAGCGAAAGATTCCAACCAAGACCAAAGGGGGTATTGCCGGCGCCGGAGTCATACGACAATGACAGTTGTGGGCCGAAGCCGGAACGGCCCGGGCTCATCGCAATCGGCACGGACATCGAGCCGGTGCCCGTCACGGGATTGGCTGCGAATTTTTCGCCGATGCCGCGAATGGCCCCGCCGCCTTTGGGCAGCGAAACCGACGGCGCTGTCGTTTGAAAAGAATTCTCTGAAGGCGTACCGGACGAGCCTGACGTTCGCGCCCCTGGGTACTGAGAGGATGCGGACTCGGTGGATCGTCCGCTCGATGAGGGAGTCATGCCAACCTTTTCGGCTCCGGCTGCAGGACTATCCTGCAACCAGCTTGGGCAGACTTAGCGGATACGATTTAAAAAGTAAAGACCGGTTTCAAGACCGAGCATGGGGAATCGGCAGAGAGAAGATACGGCAAGCACGATCGTCTCAGCGTCGGCGATACGGTCACAATATCTCAACGGGAATAATACGACACAGTGGCAGCCTCTGCGCGGCGCAGGCCCGCCACCAGCAGAGGCGAGTGGCCTTACTTACCGGCCTGCAGATACACGACCGTCCCGTTCTCTCCGCTCGCCCAGCCGTGGGCCGCATCGGAGAAGGTCAACCCAAACAACGAGACCGGCGCAATCGGAGCGCCGTCACTCCAGGAATAGCCTGCATCCGTGGTGCGATACAGCATGCCCCGCTCGCCGACAATCCACCCTTCTTGAGCGGTGGTGAAACGGACCTTCAGCAGATCGATCACCTTGGTGCAGGTCTTCCCGCAAGGCAGCGTGCGATCCACCCACTTGACGCCGCCGTCATTCGTTTGAAACAGCGCGCCCGCATTGCCGACCGCCCACCCGGTCGCGTCATCGGTAAAGAACACATCGAACAGCGTCACCGCCCCCTGCGAGACTTGCGGCACCCACGTACGCCCGCCGTCGCGCGTCGCTAAGATGGTGCCGAGCGCGCCCACGGCCGTCCCTCGTTGAGCATCGAGAAACTGCACGGCGTACAACGCCGCACTGGTCCCGCTCGCCTGCTCGACCCAATGCGCGCCGCCGTCAGCCGTATGCAGGATCGTCCCGCCCCCGCCGACCACCCATCCGTCGGCCGCCGACGTAAAGTGGATCCCGTAGAGCGGTTGTTGCGTTTCAAGCGGATGTCCCGTCCAGGTCTCTCCC
It encodes:
- a CDS encoding YCF48-related protein, with the translated sequence MPVGMCRGVKRAVLCACLMVVGFMPGGALSAETPVLATLQKTNTPMTLMAVQFKDAKAGWAVGSGGTLFSTVDGGKKWKKQASGTSTLLTGVYFIDQKTGWVTGAAGTLRQSLNGGETWTGHPLETQQPLYGIHFTSAADGWVVGGGGTILHTADGGAHWVEQASGTSAALYAVQFLDAQRGTAVGALGTILATRDGGRTWVPQVSQGAVTLFDVFFTDDATGWAVGNAGALFQTNDGGVKWVDRTLPCGKTCTKVIDLLKVRFTTAQEGWIVGERGMLYRTTDAGYSWSDGAPIAPVSLFGLTFSDAAHGWASGENGTVVYLQAGK